One stretch of Mycolicibacterium fallax DNA includes these proteins:
- a CDS encoding FAD-dependent oxidoreductase, whose protein sequence is MTDPGRTGCAVVGGGPAGMMLGLILARCGVEVTVLEKHADFLRDFRGDTVHPSTLTLLDELGLFERFDAIPHSRLDRVELPVGGQLVTTVDFGRLRQPHPYVAMVPQWDFLNLLAAAGAEEPNFTLRLSTAVTGLLRDDAGRIVGVRHTGPDGDGELRAELTVAADGRSSILRAAAGLVPTQWPVPFDVLWFRLPRDAAGDYSLLPRTMPGRAIIMIPRVGYFQIAYLIPKGSADGLRARGLDEFKRELAVLAPECSTDGLTDWADVHLLNVELNRLPRWHRDGLLCIGDAAHAMSPAGGVGVNVAIQDAVAAARLLYRPLREHRVTDADLAAVQRRRTPATVATQLFQRVLHRVLLAPVLSGFDVSKPGPVITVGAALLRRVPALSGLPARLIGTGLRAERLPDPARR, encoded by the coding sequence ATGACCGATCCCGGGCGGACCGGCTGCGCGGTCGTCGGGGGCGGCCCGGCCGGGATGATGCTGGGGCTGATCCTGGCCCGCTGCGGCGTCGAGGTCACCGTCTTGGAGAAGCACGCCGACTTCCTGCGGGATTTCCGCGGCGACACCGTGCACCCGTCCACCCTGACGCTGCTCGACGAGCTCGGTCTGTTCGAACGGTTCGACGCGATCCCGCACAGCCGGCTGGACCGGGTGGAACTGCCGGTCGGCGGCCAGCTGGTCACCACCGTCGACTTCGGCCGGTTGCGCCAGCCGCACCCCTACGTGGCGATGGTGCCGCAGTGGGACTTTCTGAACCTGTTGGCCGCGGCCGGCGCCGAGGAGCCCAACTTCACCCTGCGGCTGAGCACCGCGGTGACCGGGCTGCTGCGCGACGACGCCGGCCGGATCGTCGGGGTCCGCCACACCGGGCCCGACGGCGACGGGGAACTGCGCGCCGAGCTGACGGTGGCCGCCGACGGCCGGTCCTCGATCCTGCGGGCCGCGGCCGGGCTGGTGCCGACCCAGTGGCCGGTGCCGTTCGACGTGCTGTGGTTCCGGTTGCCCCGCGACGCCGCCGGCGACTACTCGCTGCTGCCCCGGACCATGCCGGGCCGGGCAATCATCATGATCCCGCGGGTCGGCTACTTCCAGATCGCCTACCTGATCCCCAAGGGCTCGGCCGACGGGCTGCGGGCCCGCGGCCTGGACGAGTTCAAGCGGGAGCTGGCGGTGCTGGCCCCGGAGTGCAGCACCGACGGGCTCACCGACTGGGCCGACGTGCACCTGCTCAACGTGGAGCTCAACCGGCTGCCGCGCTGGCACCGCGACGGGCTGCTGTGCATCGGGGACGCCGCGCACGCCATGTCCCCGGCCGGCGGGGTCGGCGTGAACGTCGCGATCCAGGACGCGGTGGCCGCCGCCCGGCTGCTGTACCGGCCGCTGCGCGAGCACCGGGTGACCGACGCCGACCTGGCCGCGGTGCAGCGCAGGCGCACCCCGGCGACGGTGGCGACCCAGTTGTTCCAGCGGGTGCTGCACCGGGTGCTGCTGGCGCCGGTGCTGTCCGGGTTCGATGTCAGCAAGCCCGGGCCGGTGATCACCGTCGGCGCCGCGCTGCTGCGCCGGGTGCCGGCGCTCTCGGGGCTGCCGGCCCGGCTGATCGGCACCGGGCTGCGCGCCGAGCGGCTGCCCGACCCGGCCCGCCGGTGA
- a CDS encoding acyl-CoA dehydrogenase family protein, producing the protein MTTDPELALFASTAAAFLEKEGSLTRVRELHAAGESFDPQSWRRAAELGWTSLLVPESLGGGSVSGDGVADLALIAEQIGHTVAPGPLHPVSVLLAALVEAPESHAETIEALIAGELIGSWAVYEPGRPAAPIQAATVATTATAIDGGYRIDGAKDRIEAGGQAQLLLVPAVCDGVVRQFLVRTDAPGVTVTEQDCIDLVKRYARAEFAGVKVDAAAVVGSAEQSAAIIERQRQVALLLQCAELVGILDTVLDFTYRWLGDRHSFGRPLASYQALKHRAADMKMWFEAARATTAGAVAAVSGRHPDAPRLVSVAKAYVAERAPVILQDCVQLHGGIGVTWEHDLHLFLRRTALYRAMFGSPEDHHRAVYAMSRRHQEASA; encoded by the coding sequence ATGACGACCGATCCCGAGCTGGCGCTCTTCGCCTCCACCGCCGCGGCCTTCCTGGAGAAGGAGGGTTCGCTGACCCGGGTGCGGGAGTTGCACGCGGCCGGCGAATCGTTCGATCCGCAGTCCTGGCGCCGGGCCGCCGAGCTCGGCTGGACCAGCCTGCTGGTGCCCGAATCCCTGGGCGGCGGAAGCGTTTCCGGCGACGGCGTGGCCGATCTGGCGTTGATCGCCGAGCAGATCGGGCACACCGTCGCGCCCGGGCCGCTGCACCCGGTCTCGGTGCTGTTGGCCGCCCTGGTCGAGGCACCGGAGTCGCACGCCGAGACCATCGAGGCGCTGATCGCCGGTGAGCTGATCGGATCGTGGGCGGTCTACGAGCCGGGCCGGCCGGCCGCCCCGATCCAGGCCGCCACCGTCGCGACCACCGCCACCGCGATCGACGGCGGCTACCGCATCGACGGCGCCAAGGACCGCATCGAGGCCGGCGGGCAGGCGCAGCTGCTGCTGGTCCCGGCGGTCTGCGACGGCGTCGTGCGGCAGTTCCTGGTCCGCACCGACGCCCCGGGTGTCACCGTCACCGAGCAGGACTGCATCGACCTGGTGAAGCGGTACGCCCGTGCCGAATTCGCCGGGGTGAAGGTGGACGCCGCCGCGGTCGTCGGCAGCGCCGAACAGAGTGCCGCGATCATCGAGCGGCAGCGCCAGGTCGCGCTGCTGCTGCAGTGCGCCGAGCTGGTCGGAATCCTCGACACGGTGCTGGATTTCACCTATCGGTGGCTCGGTGACCGGCACAGTTTCGGTCGGCCGCTGGCGTCGTATCAGGCACTCAAGCACCGCGCCGCGGACATGAAGATGTGGTTTGAGGCGGCCCGGGCCACCACCGCGGGCGCGGTCGCCGCGGTCTCCGGCCGGCACCCCGACGCCCCCCGGCTGGTCAGCGTCGCCAAGGCCTACGTGGCCGAGCGGGCCCCGGTGATCCTGCAGGACTGCGTGCAGCTGCACGGCGGGATCGGGGTGACCTGGGAACACGACCTGCACCTGTTCCTGCGCCGGACCGCGCTGTACCGGGCGATGTTCGGCTCACCCGAAGACCACCATCGCGCCGTCTACGCGATGAGCCGTCGGCACCAGGAGGCCAGCGCATGA
- a CDS encoding MBL fold metallo-hydrolase: MLISGFATGLFDTNCYLLAAATNGPALVVDPGEDTVGTLEYYFAANDWTPAAVLLTHGHHGHSAAAYDLCAGWDIPVYLHRADRPLLAAGEFGEPDRVVEIDDGQLLRPAGIEVAVDLIGGHTPGSVAYRVRGGDDSGPVSVVFSGDTLLRRAVGHDCDAPGAESGPADLAELVAAIGAKLMVLHDDTVVLPGHGGATSIGAERRANPHLKDLTA; the protein is encoded by the coding sequence GTGCTGATCTCGGGGTTCGCCACCGGCCTGTTCGACACCAACTGCTATCTGCTGGCCGCCGCCACGAACGGCCCGGCGCTGGTCGTCGATCCCGGCGAGGACACCGTCGGCACCCTGGAGTACTACTTCGCCGCCAACGACTGGACCCCGGCCGCGGTGCTGCTCACCCACGGCCACCACGGCCACAGCGCGGCCGCCTACGACCTGTGCGCCGGCTGGGACATCCCGGTCTACCTGCACCGGGCCGACCGGCCGCTGCTGGCCGCCGGCGAGTTCGGCGAACCCGATCGGGTGGTCGAGATCGACGACGGGCAGCTGCTGCGGCCGGCCGGGATCGAGGTGGCCGTCGACCTGATCGGCGGGCACACCCCCGGCTCGGTCGCCTACCGGGTGCGCGGCGGCGACGATTCCGGGCCGGTGTCGGTGGTGTTCAGCGGCGACACCCTGCTGCGCCGGGCCGTCGGGCATGACTGCGACGCCCCCGGCGCCGAATCCGGGCCGGCCGACCTGGCCGAGCTGGTCGCGGCCATCGGTGCGAAACTGATGGTTCTGCACGACGACACCGTGGTGCTGCCGGGCCACGGCGGCGCCACCAGCATCGGCGCCGAGCGCCGGGCCAACCCGCACCTCAAGGATCTGACCGCGTGA
- a CDS encoding nuclear transport factor 2 family protein, producing the protein MTETTITTAAEASQASWAAVQSGDREAWLALMADDVVIEDPIGPAPTNADGRGVRGKAAVAEFYDTIVSKSNTKITCEETFPSSSPAEIAHILVLRSEFEGGHRSAVRGVFTYRVNDAGKITNLRGYWNLQVMEFSQA; encoded by the coding sequence ATGACCGAAACCACCATCACCACCGCCGCCGAAGCGTCGCAGGCCTCCTGGGCGGCGGTGCAGTCCGGTGACCGGGAGGCCTGGCTGGCCCTGATGGCCGACGACGTCGTCATCGAGGATCCGATCGGTCCGGCCCCCACCAACGCCGACGGGCGCGGGGTGCGCGGCAAGGCCGCGGTCGCCGAGTTCTACGACACCATCGTCAGCAAGTCGAACACCAAGATCACCTGCGAGGAGACCTTCCCGTCCAGCTCGCCGGCCGAGATCGCGCACATCCTGGTGCTGCGCAGCGAGTTCGAGGGCGGCCACCGCAGCGCGGTGCGCGGGGTGTTCACCTATCGGGTCAACGACGCGGGCAAGATCACCAACCTGCGCGGCTACTGGAACCTGCAGGTGATGGAGTTCAGCCAGGCCTGA
- a CDS encoding acyl-CoA thioesterase, producing the protein MTTETETAEWTLGELLELFDVAAPDASGALSAPTGRAGEDERQVVEGTQVLAQAIVAVAKRFPDKSVRSAHAVFSRAVMVGAPVELAVDVFHEGRSMATAVVTASQNGKRAITVTVLADVPSGDVIRHQQPRPEVAGPAQANVCTMPMAGRQVRLVDVLDVNSPDEVGPPELFAWLHYDPAPTDDGLAKALVAYFTGHLGISTTMRAHAGIGTAQAHYTVSTAPMTIGVTFHEPFSAAGWLLYTHESTQVGAGMSYIRGTVHTEAGELVASFTQDAMIRPLRTTDSSIKAESRL; encoded by the coding sequence ATGACCACCGAAACCGAGACCGCCGAATGGACCCTGGGCGAACTGCTCGAGCTGTTCGACGTCGCCGCCCCCGACGCCTCCGGCGCGCTGTCGGCGCCGACCGGACGCGCCGGTGAGGACGAGCGCCAGGTCGTCGAGGGCACCCAGGTGCTGGCCCAGGCGATCGTCGCGGTCGCCAAACGGTTCCCGGACAAGTCGGTGCGCTCGGCGCACGCGGTGTTCAGCCGCGCGGTGATGGTCGGCGCCCCCGTCGAGCTGGCCGTCGACGTCTTCCACGAGGGCCGCTCGATGGCCACCGCGGTGGTCACCGCCAGCCAGAACGGCAAGCGGGCGATCACCGTCACGGTGCTCGCCGACGTGCCCAGCGGCGACGTCATCCGCCATCAGCAGCCCCGGCCCGAGGTCGCCGGGCCGGCGCAGGCCAACGTCTGCACCATGCCGATGGCCGGCCGTCAGGTCCGCCTCGTCGACGTCCTCGACGTCAACAGCCCCGACGAAGTCGGCCCGCCGGAGCTGTTCGCCTGGCTGCACTACGACCCGGCGCCGACCGACGACGGGCTGGCCAAGGCGCTGGTGGCGTACTTCACCGGCCACCTGGGCATTTCGACGACGATGCGCGCGCACGCCGGGATCGGCACCGCCCAGGCGCACTACACCGTCTCGACCGCGCCGATGACCATCGGGGTGACCTTCCACGAGCCGTTCAGCGCCGCGGGCTGGCTGCTGTACACCCACGAGAGCACTCAGGTCGGCGCGGGCATGTCCTACATCCGCGGCACCGTGCACACCGAGGCGGGCGAGCTGGTGGCGTCGTTCACCCAGGACGCGATGATCCGCCCGCTGCGCACCACCGACAGCTCGATCAAGGCCGAGTCCCGGCTGTGA
- a CDS encoding TetR/AcrR family transcriptional regulator: MTTQAGAPPPAAESRAQSFMRSALAILGETGRTDFTVAEVVERSKTSLRAFYQHFATKDELLLALVARIMVDATERWRAETAGLAATDALRLLIDQISAPATSSTQDSINRGLTYYNDHLLESRPTEFAAVLAPLHALFADILRRGVAEGSLRGDLDVPTDATILMHTTLGALRLRDLGADLGGTPIDGGHLSALFLRGLSG, translated from the coding sequence ATGACCACCCAAGCCGGGGCTCCCCCGCCCGCCGCCGAGTCCCGGGCGCAGAGCTTCATGCGTTCGGCGCTGGCGATTCTCGGCGAGACCGGCCGCACCGATTTCACCGTGGCCGAGGTGGTGGAGCGGTCCAAGACCTCGCTGCGGGCGTTCTATCAGCACTTCGCCACCAAGGACGAGCTGCTGCTCGCGCTGGTCGCCCGGATCATGGTCGATGCCACCGAGCGGTGGCGGGCCGAGACCGCCGGGCTGGCCGCCACCGACGCGCTGCGGCTGCTGATCGACCAGATCAGCGCGCCCGCCACCTCGTCCACCCAGGACAGCATCAACCGGGGCCTGACCTACTACAACGACCACTTGCTGGAGAGCCGGCCCACCGAGTTCGCCGCGGTGCTCGCCCCGCTGCACGCGCTGTTCGCCGACATCCTGCGCCGCGGCGTCGCCGAGGGCAGCCTGCGCGGCGACCTCGACGTGCCCACCGACGCGACCATCCTGATGCACACCACCCTCGGCGCGCTGCGGCTGCGCGACCTTGGCGCCGACCTGGGCGGGACGCCGATCGACGGCGGCCACCTTTCCGCCCTGTTCCTGCGCGGCCTCTCCGGCTAG
- a CDS encoding peptidylprolyl isomerase: MSTNEQRRAAAKRKLERQLERREIKAKRQRTIALIAGGTAVVVAVAAVVTFLVLRQSDDSADVEASPASPVSTSTDDGPTVAPVSDGKLPPFTPSAGLGGNCQYPAAAKAAKENKPPRTGKVPTDPATVSASMATNQGNIGLILDNAKSPCTVNSFVSLAQQGYFNQTPCHRLTTAGSLSVLQCGDPTGAGTGGPGYEFANEYPTDQYPVGAPESQSPVLYPRGTLAMANAGPGTNGSQFFLVYQDSQLPPQYTVFGTIDETGLATLDKIAEAGVQGGGSDGKPAKTVTVTSIMLD, translated from the coding sequence ATGTCGACGAATGAACAGCGGCGCGCAGCGGCCAAGCGGAAGTTGGAACGGCAGCTGGAGCGCCGGGAGATCAAGGCCAAGCGGCAGCGCACGATCGCCCTGATCGCCGGCGGTACCGCGGTGGTGGTCGCCGTCGCCGCCGTCGTCACCTTCCTGGTGCTGCGCCAGTCCGATGACTCCGCGGACGTCGAGGCCAGCCCGGCCTCGCCGGTGTCCACCAGCACCGACGACGGCCCGACGGTCGCCCCGGTCAGCGACGGCAAGCTGCCGCCGTTCACCCCGTCGGCCGGCCTCGGCGGCAACTGCCAGTACCCGGCCGCGGCGAAGGCGGCCAAGGAGAACAAGCCGCCGCGCACCGGCAAGGTGCCCACCGACCCGGCCACCGTCAGCGCCAGCATGGCCACCAACCAGGGCAACATCGGCCTGATCCTGGACAACGCCAAGTCGCCGTGCACGGTCAACAGCTTCGTCAGCCTGGCCCAGCAGGGCTACTTCAACCAGACCCCGTGCCACCGGCTGACCACCGCGGGCAGCCTGTCGGTGCTGCAGTGCGGCGATCCGACCGGCGCGGGCACCGGGGGCCCGGGCTACGAGTTCGCCAACGAGTACCCCACCGACCAGTACCCGGTGGGCGCCCCGGAGAGCCAGTCGCCGGTGCTCTACCCGCGCGGCACCCTGGCCATGGCCAACGCCGGACCGGGCACCAACGGCAGCCAGTTCTTCCTGGTCTACCAGGATTCGCAGCTGCCGCCGCAGTACACCGTCTTCGGCACCATCGACGAGACCGGGCTGGCGACGCTGGACAAGATCGCCGAGGCCGGGGTGCAGGGCGGCGGCTCCGACGGCAAGCCCGCGAAGACCGTCACCGTCACCTCGATCATGCTGGACTGA
- the hisS gene encoding histidine--tRNA ligase, with translation MSQTFKAPKGIPDYLPPDSAAFVAVRDGLLDTARRAGYGDVELPIFEETALFARGVGESTDVVSKEMYTFADRGDRSVTLRPEGTAGVMRAVIEHGLDRGALPVKLCYAGPFFRYERPQAGRYRQLQQVGVEAIGVDDPALDAEVIAIADAGFRSLGLTGFRLELTSLGDDSCRPAYRELLQNFLFGLPLDEPTRARAQLNPLRVLDDKRPEVRELTADAPVLLDHLSAAAQTHFDTVRAHLDALGVPYVINPRMVRGLDYYTKTTFEFVHDGLGAQSGIGGGGRYDGLMGQLGGQDLSGIGFGLGVDRTLLALRAEGVDPAPAARVEVFGVPLGAAAKLELARLAALLRAAGVRVDLAYGDRGMKGAMRAADRSGAAITLVAGDRDIEAGTVGLKLMATGEQIDVPIGDVVAEVLARR, from the coding sequence GTGAGCCAAACGTTCAAGGCCCCCAAGGGCATCCCGGATTACCTGCCGCCGGACTCCGCGGCGTTCGTCGCGGTGCGCGACGGGCTGCTGGACACCGCGCGGCGGGCCGGCTACGGCGACGTCGAACTGCCGATCTTCGAGGAGACCGCGCTGTTCGCCCGGGGCGTCGGGGAATCCACCGACGTGGTCAGCAAGGAGATGTACACCTTCGCCGATCGCGGCGACCGGTCGGTGACGCTGCGCCCGGAGGGCACCGCCGGGGTGATGCGCGCGGTCATCGAGCACGGCCTGGATCGCGGCGCGCTGCCGGTCAAGCTCTGCTACGCCGGCCCGTTCTTCCGCTACGAGCGGCCGCAGGCCGGCCGCTACCGCCAGCTGCAGCAGGTCGGGGTGGAGGCCATCGGCGTCGACGACCCGGCGCTGGACGCCGAGGTCATCGCGATCGCCGACGCCGGGTTCCGCTCGCTGGGGCTGACCGGGTTCCGGCTGGAACTGACCTCGCTGGGCGACGACAGCTGCCGGCCGGCCTACCGCGAGCTGCTGCAGAACTTCCTGTTCGGGCTGCCGCTGGACGAGCCGACCCGGGCCCGCGCCCAGCTGAACCCGCTGCGGGTGCTCGACGACAAGCGCCCCGAGGTCCGGGAGCTGACCGCCGACGCGCCGGTGCTGCTCGATCACCTTTCGGCTGCCGCGCAGACCCACTTCGACACGGTGCGCGCCCACCTGGACGCCCTCGGCGTGCCGTACGTGATCAACCCGCGGATGGTGCGCGGGCTGGACTACTACACCAAGACCACCTTCGAGTTCGTGCACGACGGGCTGGGCGCCCAGTCCGGGATCGGCGGCGGCGGCCGCTATGACGGCCTGATGGGCCAGCTCGGTGGCCAGGACCTGTCCGGCATCGGCTTCGGTCTCGGGGTGGACCGCACCCTGCTGGCGCTGCGCGCCGAGGGCGTCGACCCGGCCCCGGCGGCCCGGGTCGAGGTGTTCGGGGTACCGCTCGGCGCGGCCGCCAAGCTGGAACTGGCCCGGCTGGCCGCGCTGCTGCGCGCCGCCGGGGTGCGGGTGGACCTGGCCTACGGGGACCGCGGCATGAAGGGCGCGATGCGCGCCGCCGACCGCTCCGGCGCGGCGATCACGCTGGTCGCCGGGGACCGCGACATCGAGGCGGGCACCGTCGGGCTCAAGCTGATGGCCACCGGCGAGCAGATCGACGTGCCGATCGGCGACGTCGTCGCCGAGGTGCTGGCCCGGCGCTAG
- a CDS encoding LLM class flavin-dependent oxidoreductase has translation MAEWFLFLPQLRFGIEAIVARASAAESAGFDGIAFIDHLEPPAAADQPIWEAMTLATWVAAHTERLRIGHLVLCDAFRHPAVLAKQAVTLSAVSGGRFELGLGSGSWPAEFTRFGLPDADDAKARAARLARDVAIIRDCWGCDGETPMTQKPLPPQRIPLLFGGTGKTTLALARQYGDWWNIPSHQLDRLPALAPAAGAARVSLQQMVGFVPEGEDAAAIAETSKRRFGYLGTGLVCGDAAAMVEHFAALADRGVARFYVWFADFAPPAVLHEFAETVITPMSTR, from the coding sequence ATGGCCGAATGGTTCCTGTTCCTGCCGCAGCTGCGGTTCGGGATCGAGGCGATCGTGGCGCGCGCGAGCGCCGCCGAATCGGCCGGTTTCGACGGCATCGCCTTCATCGACCACCTGGAGCCCCCGGCCGCCGCCGACCAGCCGATCTGGGAGGCCATGACGCTGGCCACCTGGGTGGCCGCACACACCGAGCGGCTGCGGATCGGGCACCTGGTGCTCTGCGACGCGTTCCGGCACCCCGCCGTGCTGGCAAAGCAGGCCGTCACGCTGTCGGCGGTCAGCGGCGGCCGGTTCGAGCTGGGCCTGGGGTCCGGATCCTGGCCCGCGGAGTTCACCCGCTTCGGGCTGCCCGACGCCGACGACGCGAAGGCCAGGGCGGCCCGGCTGGCCCGCGACGTGGCCATCATCCGGGACTGCTGGGGCTGCGACGGCGAGACCCCGATGACGCAGAAACCGCTTCCGCCGCAACGGATCCCGCTGCTGTTCGGCGGCACCGGCAAGACCACCCTGGCGCTGGCCCGGCAGTACGGCGACTGGTGGAACATCCCGTCGCACCAGCTGGACCGGCTGCCCGCGCTTGCCCCGGCCGCCGGTGCCGCCCGGGTGTCCCTGCAGCAGATGGTGGGGTTCGTGCCCGAGGGCGAGGACGCCGCCGCCATCGCCGAAACCAGCAAACGACGCTTCGGCTACCTGGGCACCGGCCTGGTGTGCGGCGACGCCGCCGCGATGGTCGAGCATTTCGCCGCGCTGGCCGACCGGGGGGTGGCCCGGTTCTACGTCTGGTTCGCCGATTTCGCACCGCCGGCGGTGCTGCACGAATTCGCCGAGACCGTGATCACCCCGATGAGTACCCGCTGA
- a CDS encoding acyl-CoA dehydrogenase family protein yields MTETVEQFAARAARWLAENMPRIDPADPPYTVRAEQASWDRAKELQRTLHAGGFAGICFPREYGGLGLDFAYQRAFDAACRGYEMPLILNVPTFAICAATLLDMGTEEQKRDRIGAAIRGEEILCQLLSEPSGGSDLAGVITRAERTADGWLINGAKTWSTSAFAADYGLMLARTDPAVPKHQGLTMFLVPLAAPGITMRRITEVNGNEEFCEEFFDGLQVGDDAVVGAVNQGWEVASRQLFHERRAVGGGSEFSSGRGPENLQEAPTDYPALAEATGQGDDARVQDLAGRALVRRVVKEQLIEHVGSAIAAGTLPPTAGTLIRLFHAETTELEVDTALAIAGTAAVIAEAGDNADLLGLGIRYLSRQTGSLGGGSSEMARNVIGERILDFPREYAADRGVPFNQVKRGRA; encoded by the coding sequence ATGACCGAGACGGTCGAACAGTTCGCCGCCCGCGCCGCACGGTGGCTGGCCGAGAACATGCCGCGGATCGACCCGGCCGACCCGCCGTACACCGTGCGCGCCGAGCAGGCCAGCTGGGACCGGGCCAAAGAGCTGCAGCGCACCCTGCATGCCGGCGGGTTCGCCGGGATCTGCTTTCCGCGCGAATACGGCGGCCTGGGACTGGATTTCGCCTACCAGAGGGCGTTCGACGCGGCCTGCCGCGGCTACGAGATGCCGCTGATCCTCAATGTCCCGACGTTCGCGATCTGCGCGGCCACGCTGCTGGACATGGGCACCGAGGAACAAAAACGCGACCGCATCGGCGCGGCGATCCGCGGCGAGGAGATCCTCTGCCAGCTGCTGTCCGAGCCCAGCGGCGGCTCGGATCTGGCCGGGGTGATCACCCGCGCCGAGCGCACCGCGGACGGCTGGCTGATCAACGGCGCCAAGACCTGGTCCACCAGCGCGTTCGCCGCCGACTACGGGCTGATGCTGGCCCGCACCGACCCCGCCGTGCCCAAGCACCAGGGGCTGACCATGTTCCTGGTGCCGCTGGCCGCCCCCGGCATCACCATGCGCCGGATCACCGAGGTCAACGGCAACGAGGAATTCTGCGAGGAGTTCTTCGACGGCCTGCAGGTCGGCGATGACGCCGTGGTCGGCGCGGTGAACCAGGGCTGGGAGGTGGCCTCCCGGCAGCTGTTCCACGAGCGCCGCGCGGTCGGCGGCGGATCGGAGTTCTCCAGCGGTCGCGGGCCGGAGAACCTGCAGGAGGCGCCGACGGACTACCCGGCGCTGGCCGAGGCCACCGGCCAGGGTGACGACGCCCGGGTGCAGGACCTGGCCGGCCGCGCCCTGGTGCGCCGGGTGGTCAAGGAACAGCTGATCGAGCACGTCGGGTCGGCGATCGCGGCGGGCACCCTGCCGCCGACCGCGGGCACCCTGATCCGGCTGTTCCACGCCGAGACCACCGAGCTGGAGGTCGACACCGCGCTGGCGATCGCCGGCACCGCCGCGGTGATCGCCGAGGCCGGCGACAACGCCGACCTGCTGGGCCTGGGCATCCGTTATCTGTCCCGGCAGACCGGCTCACTGGGCGGCGGCAGCTCGGAGATGGCCCGAAACGTGATCGGTGAGCGGATACTGGACTTCCCCCGGGAATACGCCGCCGACCGCGGCGTCCCGTTCAACCAAGTCAAACGAGGACGCGCCTGA
- a CDS encoding amidohydrolase family protein, with amino-acid sequence MPSRTLGYPVFDADNHFYEPQEALTKFVPDHRKGVIDYIDVRGRTKIVVRNQISDYIPNPTFEVVARPGAQEEYFRHGANGKSYREIMGKPMKAIPAFRNPQARLEVMDSLGLDYTIMFPTLASLVEERLKDDPDLIHDLIHALNEWMYETWQFNYEGRIFSTPVITLPNVDRALAELEWALERGAKTVLVRPAPVPGYRGTRSMGLPEFDPFWQAVVKAGIPVCMHASDSGYADYLNDWEPADEYLPFKPTAFRMVAMGKRPIEDTMAAMICHGAFHRNPDLRILSVENGASWVPYLQHQLSDVYAKLPGEFPEDPVQAFRRCVYVAPFWEDNFKQMAELCGIDRVIFGSDWPHPEGLADPITLVDDLVAHGIDEAGVRKVMGGNLIDLFQVPNQVVHDPGVPALAIG; translated from the coding sequence ATGCCCTCACGCACCCTCGGCTATCCGGTTTTCGACGCCGACAACCACTTCTACGAACCGCAGGAGGCGCTGACCAAGTTCGTGCCCGATCACCGCAAGGGCGTGATCGACTACATCGACGTGCGCGGCCGCACCAAGATCGTGGTGCGCAACCAGATCAGCGACTACATCCCCAACCCGACCTTCGAGGTGGTGGCCCGCCCCGGCGCCCAGGAGGAGTACTTCCGGCACGGCGCCAACGGCAAGAGCTACCGGGAGATCATGGGCAAGCCGATGAAGGCGATCCCGGCCTTCCGCAACCCGCAGGCCCGCCTCGAGGTGATGGACAGCCTCGGCCTGGACTACACCATCATGTTCCCGACGCTGGCCAGCCTGGTCGAGGAGCGGCTCAAGGACGATCCGGACCTGATCCACGATCTGATCCACGCGCTCAACGAGTGGATGTATGAGACCTGGCAGTTCAACTACGAGGGCCGGATCTTTTCCACCCCGGTGATCACCCTGCCCAACGTCGACCGCGCGCTGGCCGAGCTGGAATGGGCGCTGGAGCGCGGCGCCAAGACCGTGCTGGTCCGGCCCGCCCCGGTGCCCGGCTACCGCGGCACCCGGTCGATGGGCCTGCCCGAGTTCGACCCGTTCTGGCAGGCCGTGGTCAAGGCCGGCATCCCGGTCTGCATGCACGCCTCGGACTCCGGCTACGCCGACTACCTCAACGACTGGGAGCCGGCCGACGAGTACCTGCCGTTCAAGCCGACCGCGTTCCGGATGGTGGCGATGGGCAAGCGGCCGATCGAGGACACCATGGCGGCGATGATCTGCCACGGCGCCTTCCACCGGAACCCGGACCTGCGGATCCTGTCGGTGGAGAACGGCGCATCGTGGGTGCCCTACCTGCAGCACCAGCTCTCGGACGTGTACGCCAAGCTGCCCGGGGAGTTCCCCGAGGACCCGGTGCAGGCGTTCCGGCGCTGCGTCTACGTCGCCCCGTTCTGGGAGGACAACTTCAAGCAGATGGCCGAGCTGTGCGGCATCGACCGGGTGATCTTCGGCTCGGACTGGCCGCACCCGGAGGGCCTGGCCGACCCGATCACCCTGGTCGACGACCTGGTCGCGCACGGCATCGACGAGGCCGGCGTGCGAAAGGTGATGGGCGGCAACCTGATCGACCTGTTCCAGGTGCCCAACCAGGTCGTCCACGATCCGGGCGTCCCGGCGCTGGCCATCGGCTGA